The following coding sequences are from one Oncorhynchus kisutch isolate 150728-3 linkage group LG23, Okis_V2, whole genome shotgun sequence window:
- the tmem230a gene encoding transmembrane protein 230a — protein MMPARSAVAAGGVSSNKVKYSRLAGDEDGYIDLQFKKSPPKVPYKAIALATFLFLIGSLLIVIGALLLAGSIEVSHPDRTVPVLIIGILVFLPGFYHLRIAYYASKGYRGYSYDDIPDFDD, from the exons ATGATGCCTGCACGCAGCGCTGTTGCTGCTGGTGGGGTATCCAGTAACAAAGTTAAGTACTCAAGACTAGCTGGCGATGAGGATGGCTACATTGACTTGCAG TTCAAGAAAAGCCCTCCCAAAGTTCCCTACAAGGCTATTGCCCTGGCTACATTCCTCTTCCTGATTGGCTCCTTACTTATTGTAATCGGTGCGCTTCTCCTTGCAGGATCCATAGAAGTTTCG CACCCGGACCGTACAGTTCCAGTCCTCATCATTGGCATCCTTGTGTTCCTTCCTGGATTCTACCATTTACGAATCGCCTACTACGCCTCCAAGGGTTACCGCGGATACTCCTATGATGACATTCCAGACTTTGACGACTGA